The proteins below are encoded in one region of Neisseria macacae ATCC 33926:
- a CDS encoding YihY family inner membrane protein: MPFLKWWQGLLGSKAFAFAWFVVRRFDEERVPQAASSMTFTTLLALVPVLTVMVAVASIFPVFDRWSDSFVAFVNQTIVPQGADMVFDYINAFRNQAGKLTAIGSVMLVVTSLMLIRTIDNAFNRIWRVNSQRPWMMQFLVYWALLTFGPLSLGVGISFMVGSVQDSALASFAPQWVVGLLQTLGTLFFATLLLWGLYRFVPNRFVPGRHAFIGALVTAFCLETARFLFAWYMGNFDGYRSIYGAFAAVPFFLVWLNLLWTLVLGGAVLTSSLSYWQGDAFRRGFDSRGRFDDVLKILLLLDAAQKEGKALPVQEFRRHINMGYDELGELLEKLARHGYIYNGRQGWVLKTGADSIELSELFKLFVYRPSPLGRDHVNQAVDAVMTPCLQTLNMTLAEFDAQAKNRQQSS; the protein is encoded by the coding sequence ATGCCGTTTTTAAAGTGGTGGCAAGGTTTGTTGGGTAGTAAGGCGTTTGCGTTTGCGTGGTTTGTGGTCCGGCGTTTTGATGAGGAGCGTGTGCCGCAGGCGGCGTCGAGTATGACGTTTACGACGCTTCTGGCTTTGGTGCCGGTGTTGACGGTGATGGTGGCGGTCGCTTCGATTTTCCCTGTGTTCGACCGTTGGTCGGATTCTTTTGTGGCGTTCGTCAATCAGACTATTGTGCCGCAGGGTGCGGACATGGTGTTTGATTATATCAATGCGTTTCGCAATCAGGCGGGGAAGTTGACGGCGATCGGCAGTGTGATGCTGGTGGTGACGTCGCTGATGCTGATTCGGACGATTGATAATGCGTTTAACCGGATTTGGCGGGTCAATTCGCAGCGGCCTTGGATGATGCAGTTTTTGGTGTATTGGGCGTTGCTGACGTTTGGGCCGCTGTCTTTGGGCGTGGGGATTTCTTTTATGGTCGGGTCGGTGCAGGATTCTGCGTTGGCTTCATTTGCGCCGCAATGGGTGGTGGGGTTACTTCAAACCTTAGGTACGCTGTTTTTTGCCACGCTTTTGCTGTGGGGGCTGTACCGTTTTGTGCCCAACCGCTTCGTGCCTGGGCGTCATGCGTTTATCGGGGCTTTGGTCACGGCGTTTTGCTTGGAAACGGCGCGTTTCCTGTTTGCTTGGTATATGGGCAATTTCGACGGCTATCGCTCGATTTACGGGGCGTTTGCTGCTGTGCCGTTTTTCTTGGTGTGGCTGAATTTGCTGTGGACGCTGGTGTTGGGCGGTGCGGTGCTGACTTCGTCGCTGTCTTATTGGCAGGGCGATGCGTTCCGCAGGGGATTCGATTCGCGCGGGCGGTTTGATGATGTGTTGAAAATCCTGTTGCTTTTGGATGCGGCGCAAAAAGAGGGCAAAGCTTTGCCTGTTCAGGAGTTCAGACGACATATCAATATGGGCTACGATGAATTGGGCGAGCTTCTGGAAAAGCTGGCGCGACACGGCTATATCTACAACGGCCGTCAGGGCTGGGTGTTGAAAACGGGAGCGGATTCGATTGAGTTGAGCGAACTCTTCAAGCTCTTTGTTTACCGCCCGTCGCCTTTGGGAAGGGACCATGTGAACCAAGCCGTCGATGCGGTGATGACTCCGTGTTTGCAGACTTTGAACATGACGCTGGCAGAGTTTGACGCGCAGGCGAAAAACCGGCAGCAGTCTTCTTGA
- the wrbA gene encoding NAD(P)H:quinone oxidoreductase: MNPNPLKILVLYYSQNGSTLNLARQIARGIESVAGCEAVLRTVPKVSTVCEAVEKDIPDSGAPYATAEDLKTCAALALGSPTRFGNMAAAMKYFIDGTIPLWLGAELAGKPATVFTSTSSQHGGQETTLLTMMLPLLHHGMIISGIPYTEAALSSTQSGGTPYGASHVAGHDSKPVLTAEENDIAFAQGKRLAELAVKLA; this comes from the coding sequence ATGAACCCAAATCCCCTCAAAATCCTCGTCCTCTACTACTCCCAAAACGGCAGCACCCTCAACCTCGCCCGCCAAATCGCACGCGGCATCGAAAGCGTCGCAGGCTGCGAAGCCGTATTGCGCACCGTCCCCAAAGTCTCCACCGTCTGCGAAGCCGTCGAAAAAGACATCCCCGACAGCGGCGCACCCTACGCCACCGCCGAAGACCTCAAAACCTGCGCCGCCCTCGCCCTAGGTAGCCCCACCCGCTTCGGCAACATGGCGGCCGCCATGAAATACTTCATCGACGGCACCATCCCCCTGTGGCTCGGCGCAGAACTCGCCGGCAAACCCGCCACCGTCTTCACCAGCACCTCCTCCCAGCACGGCGGACAAGAAACCACCCTCCTCACCATGATGCTCCCCCTCCTGCACCACGGCATGATCATCAGCGGCATCCCCTACACCGAAGCCGCCCTCAGTAGCACCCAAAGCGGCGGCACCCCCTACGGCGCATCCCACGTCGCCGGACACGACAGCAAACCCGTCCTGACCGCCGAAGAAAACGACATCGCCTTCGCACAAGGCAAACGGCTGGCAGAACTCGCCGTCAAGTTGGCTTAA
- a CDS encoding sulfite exporter TauE/SafE family protein, with protein sequence MEQLFIPGSIIADYFYLGLFLLVAASLIAGYVDAIAGGAGLILIPAFLMVGLPPQVALAQEKLVSTIGTVAAIKNFMKSSSIVWRIVPVGIVAALIGAFVGAKVILILPVETINYIILAFLPIGLLATLFKGVLLKKDDERGEIKKSAVAVFLTCLIVGFYDGFFGPGTGSIFIIALFVINKLSLLQASATSKIFNFASNIGAFVAFLIAGKMAFLIGIPMILANLLGNHFGSLHAINSDGEIIRKVLVVTVLLIIASMAYKAFSA encoded by the coding sequence ATGGAGCAATTATTTATTCCCGGCAGTATCATTGCCGATTATTTTTATCTCGGTCTTTTCCTGCTGGTTGCCGCGTCTTTGATTGCGGGCTATGTCGATGCTATTGCGGGCGGAGCCGGGCTGATTTTGATTCCCGCGTTTTTGATGGTCGGCTTGCCGCCGCAGGTCGCGTTGGCACAGGAAAAATTGGTGAGTACCATCGGTACGGTGGCTGCGATTAAAAACTTTATGAAAAGCAGTTCGATTGTATGGCGCATTGTGCCGGTCGGCATTGTTGCGGCTTTAATCGGGGCGTTCGTCGGTGCGAAAGTCATTCTGATTCTGCCTGTGGAAACCATCAATTACATCATTCTTGCGTTTTTACCCATAGGCTTGCTGGCAACTTTGTTCAAAGGCGTTTTGCTGAAAAAAGACGATGAACGCGGCGAGATAAAAAAATCTGCCGTCGCTGTCTTTTTAACTTGTCTGATTGTTGGTTTTTATGACGGTTTTTTCGGACCGGGCACGGGCAGCATTTTCATTATCGCTTTGTTTGTCATCAACAAATTGTCGTTGTTGCAGGCTTCGGCTACTTCTAAGATTTTTAATTTTGCTTCCAATATCGGGGCATTCGTCGCTTTCTTGATAGCGGGGAAAATGGCGTTCCTAATCGGAATCCCGATGATTTTGGCAAATTTGTTGGGCAACCATTTCGGCAGCCTCCATGCTATTAATTCAGACGGGGAAATCATCCGTAAGGTTTTGGTCGTAACGGTTTTGCTGATTATTGCTTCGATGGCATATAAGGCTTTTTCGGCTTGA
- a CDS encoding DUF4189 domain-containing protein encodes MKKLLFIFLGLASFNTYAADPTYDATKGALQNNSALCAYGYNPNCASPRQSRQQPTEIVNINVPSKYGAWAINPKTGISGGALNMNSRAAAEKEAIKTCEQGGRNAPCKVEAWVRNGCIAVAQGKSGSKWKSFFGTEASPGLAEPSALRKCRASGLPQCEITTPEGCSLPRY; translated from the coding sequence ATGAAAAAACTGCTTTTTATCTTTTTGGGGCTGGCGAGTTTTAATACTTATGCCGCCGACCCAACCTATGATGCAACTAAAGGCGCATTGCAGAATAATTCGGCATTGTGTGCATACGGCTACAATCCCAACTGCGCATCTCCCCGCCAGTCTCGGCAGCAGCCTACGGAAATCGTCAACATCAATGTCCCGTCCAAATACGGCGCATGGGCAATTAATCCTAAAACGGGTATTTCAGGCGGGGCACTCAATATGAATTCCCGTGCTGCCGCAGAAAAAGAAGCGATTAAAACCTGTGAACAGGGCGGGCGTAATGCACCGTGTAAAGTAGAGGCTTGGGTGAGAAACGGTTGTATCGCTGTTGCCCAGGGAAAATCCGGCAGCAAGTGGAAGTCCTTTTTTGGGACAGAAGCATCTCCCGGTCTGGCAGAACCGTCGGCATTAAGAAAATGTCGGGCTTCAGGGCTTCCGCAATGCGAAATTACCACGCCCGAAGGCTGCTCGTTGCCTAGATATTGA
- a CDS encoding DUF4189 domain-containing protein → MKKLLFIFLGLASFNVYANGCPGQFDPVSGICRFQGNNGEMVQYNMAPPQSSNGGSVQNGSKVVNINVPSKYGAWAVNLKTGIAGGALNMDSREAAEKEAIKTCEKGGRNAPCIVSAWVRNGCIAVAQGNEGKQSRVFSGTTKPGRAEAEALRKCQAAGVPQCKIVVSEACSLPRY, encoded by the coding sequence ATGAAAAAACTGCTTTTTATCTTTTTGGGACTGGCGAGTTTTAATGTCTATGCCAACGGCTGCCCCGGACAATTTGACCCTGTCAGCGGTATTTGCCGCTTTCAGGGGAATAACGGGGAAATGGTTCAATATAATATGGCTCCGCCCCAATCTTCTAACGGCGGTTCCGTGCAAAACGGTTCTAAAGTCGTCAACATCAATGTCCCGTCCAAATACGGCGCATGGGCGGTTAACCTTAAAACGGGTATTGCAGGCGGCGCCCTCAACATGGATTCGCGTGAAGCTGCGGAAAAAGAAGCGATTAAAACCTGTGAAAAAGGCGGTCGCAATGCACCATGTATTGTATCTGCTTGGGTGAGAAACGGTTGTATCGCTGTTGCTCAAGGGAATGAGGGTAAACAATCGAGGGTTTTCTCTGGTACGACAAAACCGGGTCGTGCTGAAGCGGAAGCTTTGAGGAAATGTCAGGCTGCGGGTGTTCCGCAATGCAAAATTGTTGTTTCTGAAGCCTGCTCGTTGCCTAGATATTGA
- the metG gene encoding methionine--tRNA ligase: MTRKILVTSALPYANGSIHLGHMVEHIQTDVWVRFQKLRGHECHYCCADDTHGTPVMLAAQKQGIAPEDMIAKVREEHLADFTGFFIGYDNYYSTHSPENKQFSQDIYRALKANGKIESRVIEQLFDPEKQMFLPDRFVKGECPKCHAQDQYGDNCEVCGTTYSPTELINPYSAVSGAKPELRESEHFFFKLGECADFLKAWTSGNNPHDGKPHLQPEALNKMKEWLGEGEETTLSDWDISRDAPYFGFEIPDAPGKYFYVWLDAPVGYMASFKNLCDRIGVDFDEYFKADSQTEMYHFIGKDILYFHALFWPAMLHFSGHRAPTGVYAHGFLTVDGQKMSKSRGTFITAKSYLEQGLNPEWMRYYIAAKLNSKIEDIDLNLQDFISRVNSDLVGKYVNIAARASGFIAKRFEGRLKDVSGSALLAKLAAESSAIAEQYENREYARALRDIMALADVVNEYVDANKPWELAKQEGQDERLHEVCSELINAFTMLTAYLAPVLPQTAANAARFLNLDAITWANTRETLGEHAINKYEHLMQRVEQKQVDDLIEANKQSIQTTPAPATEESKYEKVAEQASFDDFMKIDMRVAKVLNCEAVEGSTKLLKFDLDFGFEKRIIFSGIAASYPNPAELNGRMVIAVANFAPRKMAKFGVSEGMILSAATADGKLKLLDVDAGAQPGDKVG; encoded by the coding sequence ATGACACGCAAAATCCTCGTTACCTCCGCGCTGCCCTATGCCAACGGCAGCATTCACCTCGGCCACATGGTCGAACACATCCAAACCGACGTTTGGGTGCGCTTTCAAAAACTGCGCGGCCACGAATGCCACTACTGCTGCGCCGACGACACCCACGGCACGCCCGTGATGCTGGCCGCGCAAAAACAAGGCATCGCGCCCGAAGACATGATTGCCAAAGTGCGCGAAGAACACCTCGCCGACTTCACCGGCTTTTTCATCGGCTACGACAATTATTACAGCACCCACTCCCCTGAAAACAAACAGTTTTCCCAAGACATTTACCGCGCGCTGAAAGCCAACGGCAAAATCGAGAGCCGCGTCATCGAGCAGCTTTTCGACCCCGAAAAACAAATGTTCCTGCCCGACCGCTTCGTCAAAGGCGAATGCCCCAAATGCCACGCCCAAGACCAATACGGCGACAACTGCGAAGTCTGCGGTACGACCTATTCCCCGACCGAACTGATCAACCCGTATTCCGCCGTTTCCGGTGCCAAACCCGAATTGCGCGAATCCGAACACTTCTTCTTCAAACTGGGCGAATGCGCCGACTTCCTCAAAGCATGGACTTCCGGCAACAACCCGCACGACGGCAAGCCCCATCTGCAACCCGAAGCCCTCAACAAAATGAAAGAATGGCTGGGCGAAGGCGAAGAAACCACCCTGTCCGACTGGGACATCTCCCGCGACGCGCCGTATTTCGGTTTCGAAATCCCCGACGCGCCGGGCAAATATTTCTACGTCTGGCTGGACGCGCCCGTCGGCTACATGGCGTCGTTTAAAAACCTGTGCGACCGTATCGGCGTCGATTTTGACGAATACTTCAAAGCCGACAGCCAAACCGAGATGTACCACTTCATCGGCAAAGACATCCTCTATTTCCACGCCCTGTTCTGGCCCGCCATGCTGCATTTCTCCGGCCACCGCGCCCCGACCGGCGTGTACGCACACGGCTTTTTGACCGTCGACGGACAAAAAATGTCCAAATCGCGCGGCACATTCATCACCGCCAAATCCTATCTGGAACAAGGCCTGAACCCCGAGTGGATGCGCTACTACATCGCCGCCAAACTCAACAGCAAAATCGAAGACATCGATTTGAACCTGCAAGACTTTATCAGCCGCGTAAACAGCGATCTCGTCGGCAAATACGTCAACATCGCCGCCCGCGCGTCAGGTTTCATCGCCAAACGCTTTGAAGGTCGTCTGAAAGACGTTTCAGGCAGCGCATTGCTGGCAAAACTCGCCGCCGAAAGCTCAGCAATTGCCGAGCAATACGAAAACCGCGAATACGCCCGCGCCCTGCGCGACATCATGGCATTGGCGGATGTCGTGAACGAATACGTCGATGCCAACAAGCCGTGGGAGCTCGCCAAACAGGAAGGTCAAGACGAACGCCTGCACGAAGTATGCAGCGAACTCATCAACGCCTTCACCATGCTGACCGCCTACCTCGCCCCCGTGTTGCCGCAAACCGCCGCCAACGCCGCGCGTTTCCTCAATCTGGACGCAATTACCTGGGCGAACACGCGCGAAACCCTAGGCGAACACGCCATCAACAAATACGAACATTTAATGCAACGAGTGGAGCAAAAACAAGTGGACGATTTAATCGAAGCCAACAAACAAAGCATTCAGACGACCCCCGCGCCTGCCACCGAAGAGAGCAAATACGAAAAAGTCGCCGAACAGGCAAGCTTCGACGACTTCATGAAAATCGACATGCGCGTCGCCAAAGTATTGAACTGCGAAGCCGTCGAAGGCAGCACCAAACTCCTGAAATTCGACCTCGATTTCGGTTTTGAAAAACGCATCATCTTCTCCGGCATCGCCGCGTCTTATCCCAACCCCGCCGAATTGAACGGCCGCATGGTCATCGCCGTCGCCAACTTCGCCCCGCGCAAAATGGCAAAATTCGGCGTATCCGAAGGCATGATTTTGAGTGCCGCCACGGCAGACGGGAAACTGAAGCTCCTCGATGTCGATGCCGGCGCGCAGCCGGGCGACAAAGTAGGCTAA
- a CDS encoding transferrin-binding protein-like solute binding protein, with protein sequence MKNYPHILSYLALSLLAACGGGGGGGSPSTASSDTNQPKIECNAECQAGRKAAEEAEKAKAEAERKAAEEAEKAKAEAERKAAEEAEKAKVETERKAAEEAEKAKVEADRKAVEEAEKAKAKAEAERKATEEAKVEAERKAAEKAKAEAERKAAEEAEKAKVEAERKAAEKAKAEAERKAAEEAEKARVETERKAAEEAEKAKAEAERKAAEEAEKAKAEAERKAAEEAEKAKAEAERKAAEEAEKAKAEAERKAAEEAEKAKAEAERKAAEEAQKAKAEAERKATEEVEKAKAEAERKAAEEAEKAKAEAERKAAEEAEKARVEAERKAAETAVATQQIDGYYSKISQSGMEGDDISHIGDINILEVDGQKISLVPVSPQRDEVFGIEDDEHKFSLVAATHLKYGRYGSYGLRNENGDIHTSYMFYQGVITPEAAMPQEGQAFYRGYALYSDVGQANTFGNSIFMVDFGRKSLSGAVYSENGEFDEVNLEGQIVGNRFFHVDEKEQKIMSGMFLGPQAEELTGRFDHLLESKNGTFGAAALKE encoded by the coding sequence ATGAAAAACTATCCACATATCCTGTCTTACCTTGCCCTATCCTTACTTGCCGCCTGCGGAGGCGGTGGAGGAGGCGGTTCGCCTTCAACCGCCTCAAGCGATACCAACCAACCCAAAATAGAATGCAACGCCGAATGCCAAGCGGGACGTAAAGCCGCTGAAGAAGCTGAGAAAGCTAAAGCTGAAGCTGAGCGTAAAGCAGCTGAAGAAGCTGAGAAAGCCAAAGCCGAGGCTGAACGTAAAGCGGCTGAGGAAGCCGAAAAAGCCAAAGTCGAAACAGAACGTAAGGCTGCTGAAGAAGCCGAAAAAGCTAAAGTAGAAGCAGATCGTAAAGCCGTTGAAGAGGCTGAGAAAGCTAAGGCTAAAGCTGAAGCAGAGCGCAAAGCCACTGAAGAAGCTAAAGTAGAAGCGGAACGCAAGGCTGCTGAGAAAGCTAAGGCTGAAGCTGAACGTAAAGCCGCTGAAGAGGCTGAGAAAGCTAAAGTCGAAGCAGAACGTAAGGCTGCTGAAAAAGCTAAAGCAGAAGCTGAACGTAAAGCAGCCGAAGAAGCTGAAAAAGCCAGAGTAGAAACAGAACGTAAAGCCGCTGAAGAGGCTGAGAAAGCCAAAGCAGAAGCTGAGCGTAAAGCTGCCGAAGAAGCTGAGAAAGCTAAAGCAGAAGCTGAGCGCAAAGCCGCTGAAGAAGCTGAAAAAGCCAAAGCGGAAGCGGAACGCAAGGCTGCTGAAGAAGCCGAAAAAGCTAAAGCGGAAGCTGAACGTAAGGCTGCCGAAGAAGCTGAGAAAGCCAAAGCCGAGGCCGAACGTAAAGCCGCTGAAGAGGCTCAGAAAGCTAAGGCGGAAGCCGAACGTAAGGCTACCGAAGAAGTTGAGAAAGCCAAAGCAGAAGCTGAGCGTAAAGCGGCTGAGGAAGCTGAAAAAGCTAAGGCGGAAGCCGAACGTAAGGCTGCTGAAGAAGCCGAGAAAGCTAGAGTGGAAGCAGAGCGCAAAGCCGCCGAAACTGCTGTTGCAACCCAACAAATCGACGGCTATTACAGCAAAATTTCCCAATCAGGAATGGAAGGCGACGATATTTCCCATATCGGCGACATCAATATTCTTGAGGTGGACGGACAAAAAATTTCGCTGGTGCCCGTATCTCCACAAAGAGATGAAGTATTCGGCATTGAAGATGACGAACACAAATTTTCCCTAGTTGCAGCCACTCATCTGAAATACGGCCGCTACGGATCTTATGGCTTGAGAAATGAAAACGGCGACATCCATACATCGTATATGTTCTACCAAGGGGTTATTACTCCGGAAGCAGCGATGCCTCAAGAGGGTCAGGCTTTTTACCGCGGTTATGCGCTTTACAGCGATGTCGGACAAGCCAATACGTTCGGCAACTCCATCTTTATGGTGGACTTTGGCCGCAAATCCCTCTCCGGTGCGGTTTACTCAGAAAACGGTGAATTTGATGAAGTGAATCTGGAAGGTCAAATCGTCGGCAACCGCTTCTTCCATGTGGATGAGAAAGAACAAAAAATCATGTCGGGTATGTTCCTCGGCCCCCAAGCAGAAGAGCTTACCGGCCGATTCGATCATCTTCTGGAATCTAAAAACGGTACGTTTGGTGCCGCCGCTCTGAAAGAATGA
- a CDS encoding exodeoxyribonuclease VII small subunit, producing the protein MKKAPKSFEEALARLETLTQSMQSSEMPLEDALAAYQEGNELVRYCQTKLAEVEQKLQVLDAGELKELNLEPGE; encoded by the coding sequence ATGAAAAAAGCCCCCAAATCCTTTGAAGAAGCCCTTGCCCGCCTCGAAACCCTGACCCAGTCCATGCAAAGCAGCGAAATGCCGCTGGAAGACGCTCTGGCAGCCTATCAGGAAGGCAACGAGCTGGTCAGATACTGCCAAACCAAGTTGGCGGAAGTCGAACAAAAGCTGCAAGTATTGGACGCGGGCGAACTGAAGGAGCTGAACCTTGAACCCGGCGAATGA
- a CDS encoding polyprenyl synthetase family protein, with protein sequence MNPANELKAWQQKAQAQTELLLERFLPSENQVPHTLHEAMRYVTLGGGKRLRPLLVLAASELGDADQNAIEQAMAAIEMVHVYSLVHDDMPAMDNDSLRRGKPTCHVKYDEATALLVGDALQTQAFDVLSRPTGLPAERQIAMLSTLAKASGSLGMAGGQAIDLANVGKAMNQAQLEQMHSLKTGALIRAAVVLGALACPDLDSDDVRTLDKYAAKLGLAFQVIDDVLDCEADTATLGKTAGKDSDNDKPTYVKLMGLQAARAYAETLTAEAATLLEPFGAKALHLRLLAEFVTARKN encoded by the coding sequence TTGAACCCGGCGAATGAATTGAAAGCATGGCAGCAAAAAGCCCAAGCGCAGACCGAATTGCTGCTGGAGCGTTTCCTGCCGTCTGAAAACCAAGTGCCGCACACGCTGCACGAAGCCATGCGTTACGTTACCCTCGGCGGCGGCAAACGGCTGCGCCCGCTCTTGGTGCTCGCCGCGTCCGAATTGGGCGATGCCGACCAAAACGCCATCGAACAAGCCATGGCGGCGATCGAAATGGTGCACGTCTATTCCTTGGTTCACGATGATATGCCCGCAATGGACAACGACAGCCTGCGGCGCGGCAAACCGACCTGCCATGTGAAATACGACGAAGCCACTGCCCTCTTGGTCGGCGACGCGCTGCAAACCCAAGCCTTCGACGTATTGAGCCGTCCGACCGGACTGCCCGCCGAACGCCAAATCGCCATGTTGTCCACGCTCGCCAAAGCATCCGGCAGCCTCGGCATGGCAGGCGGACAAGCCATCGACCTTGCCAACGTCGGCAAAGCCATGAACCAGGCGCAGTTGGAACAAATGCACAGCCTCAAAACCGGCGCCCTCATCCGCGCCGCCGTCGTATTGGGCGCACTTGCCTGCCCCGATTTGGATTCAGACGACGTCCGCACCTTAGACAAGTACGCCGCCAAACTCGGCTTGGCGTTCCAAGTTATCGACGACGTGTTGGACTGCGAAGCCGACACTGCTACTTTAGGCAAAACCGCCGGCAAAGACAGCGACAATGACAAACCGACCTACGTCAAACTGATGGGCCTGCAAGCCGCCCGCGCCTACGCCGAAACCCTGACCGCCGAAGCCGCCACCCTGCTCGAACCCTTCGGCGCAAAAGCCCTGCATCTGCGGCTGCTGGCGGAATTTGTTACTGCGCGGAAAAATTAA
- the gnd gene encoding decarboxylating NADP(+)-dependent phosphogluconate dehydrogenase: protein MKGDIGVIGLAVMGQNLILNMNDHGFKVVAYNRTTAKVDDFLNGAAKGTNIIGAYSLQDLVDKLEKPRKIMMMVRAGSVVDDFIEQLVPLLEQGDIIIDGGNANYPDSTRRTHELAAKGIRFIGAGVSGGEEGARHGPSIMPGGDEAAWPAVKPIFQAIAAKTPQGEPCCDWVGRDGAGHFVKMVHNGIEYGDMQLICEAYQFMKDGLGLSYDEMHRIFSEWNQTELDSYLIEITAAILGYKDENGEPLVEKILDTAGQKGTGKWTGINALDLGIPLTLISEAVFARCVSAFKDQRVQTGRLFGKTVTPVDGDKAAWVEALRQALLASKIISYAQGFMLIREASENNDWALNYGNTALLWREGCIIRSAFLGNIRDAYEANPDLVFLGSDPYFKGVLENCLPAWRKVVAKAIECGIPMPCMASAITFLDGYTTERLPANLLQAQRDYFGAHTYERTDKPRGEFFHTNWTGKGGDTASTTYDI from the coding sequence ATGAAAGGCGATATCGGCGTCATCGGCTTGGCCGTTATGGGTCAAAATTTGATTTTGAATATGAACGATCACGGTTTCAAAGTCGTGGCGTACAACCGGACCACTGCTAAAGTAGACGATTTTCTCAACGGCGCAGCCAAAGGCACCAACATTATCGGTGCCTATTCATTGCAAGATTTAGTGGATAAACTGGAAAAACCGCGCAAAATCATGATGATGGTGCGCGCAGGTTCTGTCGTTGACGACTTTATCGAGCAACTTGTCCCACTTTTGGAACAAGGCGACATTATTATTGACGGCGGTAACGCCAACTATCCCGATTCCACCCGCCGCACGCACGAGCTGGCGGCAAAAGGCATCCGCTTTATCGGCGCGGGCGTTTCCGGCGGTGAAGAAGGCGCGCGTCACGGCCCGTCTATCATGCCCGGCGGCGACGAAGCCGCATGGCCTGCCGTCAAACCCATCTTCCAAGCCATTGCCGCCAAAACCCCGCAAGGCGAACCCTGCTGCGACTGGGTCGGCCGCGACGGCGCGGGCCATTTCGTCAAAATGGTGCACAACGGCATCGAATACGGCGATATGCAGTTGATTTGCGAAGCCTACCAATTCATGAAAGACGGTTTGGGTCTGAGCTACGACGAAATGCACCGCATTTTCAGCGAATGGAACCAAACCGAGCTGGATTCCTACCTGATTGAAATCACCGCCGCAATTTTGGGCTACAAAGACGAAAACGGCGAACCTTTGGTCGAAAAAATCCTCGATACCGCCGGACAAAAAGGCACAGGCAAATGGACCGGCATTAACGCCCTCGATTTGGGCATCCCGCTGACGCTGATTTCCGAAGCCGTGTTCGCCCGCTGCGTGTCCGCGTTCAAAGACCAACGCGTTCAAACCGGCCGCTTGTTCGGCAAAACCGTTACCCCCGTTGACGGCGACAAAGCCGCATGGGTCGAAGCCCTGCGCCAAGCCCTGTTGGCATCCAAAATCATTTCCTACGCACAAGGCTTCATGCTCATCCGCGAAGCCAGCGAAAACAACGATTGGGCATTGAACTACGGCAACACCGCCCTTCTGTGGCGCGAAGGCTGCATCATCCGCAGCGCGTTCTTGGGCAACATCCGCGACGCATACGAAGCCAATCCCGATTTGGTGTTCTTGGGTTCCGACCCTTATTTCAAAGGCGTATTGGAAAACTGCTTGCCCGCATGGCGCAAAGTCGTCGCCAAAGCCATCGAATGCGGCATCCCTATGCCCTGCATGGCTTCCGCGATTACCTTCCTCGACGGCTACACCACCGAACGCCTGCCCGCCAACCTGCTGCAAGCCCAACGCGACTACTTCGGCGCGCACACCTACGAGCGTACCGACAAACCGCGCGGCGAATTCTTCCACACCAACTGGACAGGCAAAGGCGGCGATACGGCATCGACCACTTACGATATTTGA